A DNA window from Parabacteroides johnsonii DSM 18315 contains the following coding sequences:
- a CDS encoding Dps family protein, translating into MKTLDYIHLDAVATGKVVEALQQLLADYQIFYTNLRGFHWNIKGHGFFVLHSKFEDMYNDAAEKVDELAERILMLGGIPVNKFSEYLKVAKVKEVSGVSCADEALENVLNTYGQFIAEERKLLSLASESGDEATVALMSDYLKEQEKLVWMLVAYSSCDCKK; encoded by the coding sequence ATGAAGACATTAGATTATATCCATTTGGACGCAGTTGCAACAGGCAAAGTAGTTGAAGCATTACAACAGTTATTAGCCGATTATCAGATATTCTATACCAACCTTCGTGGTTTTCACTGGAATATCAAGGGACACGGTTTCTTTGTTCTTCACAGCAAATTCGAAGATATGTATAATGATGCCGCCGAAAAGGTGGACGAACTGGCTGAGCGTATCCTGATGTTGGGTGGTATTCCTGTTAATAAATTCAGTGAATATCTGAAAGTTGCCAAAGTAAAGGAAGTATCGGGCGTATCTTGTGCAGACGAAGCGTTGGAAAACGTTCTGAACACTTACGGGCAGTTTATTGCAGAAGAACGTAAATTGCTTTCTCTGGCTTCCGAATCCGGAGACGAGGCGACAGTAGCATTGATGAGCGATTACCTGAAGGAACAGGAAAAATTGGTTTGGATGTTAGTGGCTTACTCTTCTTGCGACTGTAAGAAATAA
- a CDS encoding glycoside hydrolase family 127 protein, translated as MKRILLLALAGISLAGGAQTHDGGYPITPVPFTSVKVTDSFWGQRLKASREVTIPLAFSKCEETGRYENFAKAAHPSNDYKVEGFSFDDTDVYKTIEGASYSMQTYPDKKLDKYIDSVLMVVAAAQEPDGYLYTARTMNPQHPHEWAGSKRWEKVEDLSHEFYNLGHMVEGAVAHYQATGKRTFLDVAIKYADCVEKAIGDKPGQLVRVPGHQIAEMALCKLYLVTGQKKYLDLAKFFLDKRGYTERKDAYSQAHKPVLEQDEAVGHAVRAAYMYSGMADVAALTGDTGYVHAIDRIWENVVTKKLYITGGIGATNNGEAFGKNYELPNLSAYCETCAAIGNVYWNYRLFLLHGESKYYDVLERTLYNGLISGVSLEGNGFFYPNPLASTGQHQRKPWFGCACCPSNICRFIPSLPGYIYAVHDKNVYVNLFMSNSSDLKVGGKSLKLTQSTGYPWDGDVRLDVAPKGKQDFTLKIRVPGWVRGEVVPSDLYMFSDGKQLGYSVKVNGEPVESNLDKGYFSITRQWKKGDVVEVHFDMEPRTVKANVKVEADRGRVAVERGPVVYCAEWPDNSFGVMNVLMNRKPAFTVERKSDLLYGIDEIKVAAQALSYGRDGRLSAEDVTLTLIPYYAWAHRGKGEMAVWLPQEVNAVSPASDR; from the coding sequence ATGAAACGAATCTTATTACTTGCACTTGCCGGAATCAGTCTGGCTGGCGGTGCGCAGACACATGATGGCGGATATCCGATTACGCCTGTACCTTTCACATCTGTAAAAGTGACCGATAGCTTTTGGGGGCAAAGACTGAAAGCCAGCCGTGAGGTGACTATACCGCTTGCGTTCAGCAAATGCGAAGAGACCGGGCGATATGAAAACTTTGCAAAAGCGGCTCATCCCAGTAACGATTATAAGGTTGAAGGTTTCTCGTTTGATGACACGGATGTGTATAAAACAATCGAGGGGGCAAGCTATTCGATGCAGACTTACCCTGATAAGAAGCTGGACAAGTATATCGATAGCGTATTGATGGTAGTGGCGGCTGCACAGGAACCGGACGGTTATCTGTATACTGCCCGTACCATGAACCCGCAACATCCGCATGAATGGGCGGGTAGTAAACGATGGGAAAAAGTGGAAGACCTGAGTCATGAGTTTTATAATCTGGGCCATATGGTCGAAGGAGCTGTCGCACATTATCAGGCAACCGGTAAAAGGACATTTTTGGATGTGGCGATCAAATATGCCGATTGTGTCGAGAAAGCGATAGGCGACAAGCCCGGGCAACTCGTCCGTGTACCGGGTCACCAGATTGCCGAGATGGCACTCTGTAAACTTTATTTGGTGACGGGACAGAAGAAATATCTCGACCTTGCCAAATTCTTCCTTGACAAACGGGGATATACGGAACGTAAGGATGCCTATAGCCAGGCGCATAAACCTGTGTTGGAGCAGGATGAGGCAGTCGGGCATGCTGTCCGGGCCGCTTATATGTATTCCGGTATGGCAGATGTGGCTGCTTTGACGGGCGATACGGGATATGTCCATGCGATCGACCGTATATGGGAGAATGTGGTGACAAAGAAATTGTATATTACAGGCGGTATAGGCGCTACTAATAATGGAGAGGCCTTTGGTAAGAACTACGAACTACCGAACCTATCGGCCTATTGTGAAACCTGTGCCGCAATCGGGAATGTATATTGGAACTATCGTTTGTTCCTGCTTCATGGCGAATCCAAATATTATGATGTGCTGGAACGTACCTTATATAACGGCCTGATTTCGGGTGTTTCCCTTGAAGGCAATGGATTTTTTTACCCGAACCCTTTGGCATCGACCGGTCAGCATCAGCGTAAACCTTGGTTCGGTTGCGCTTGTTGTCCGTCTAATATTTGCCGCTTTATTCCTTCGCTGCCGGGGTATATATATGCAGTTCATGACAAAAATGTATATGTCAATCTCTTTATGAGTAATTCTTCCGATCTGAAAGTTGGTGGCAAGAGCTTAAAGCTGACTCAAAGTACCGGATACCCCTGGGATGGCGATGTCCGTTTGGATGTGGCTCCTAAGGGTAAGCAAGATTTTACGTTGAAAATACGTGTCCCGGGTTGGGTAAGGGGCGAAGTGGTTCCGAGCGACCTGTATATGTTTTCTGATGGTAAACAATTGGGCTATTCTGTCAAGGTAAACGGTGAACCGGTGGAAAGTAATCTGGATAAAGGCTATTTCTCGATTACCCGCCAGTGGAAGAAAGGGGATGTGGTGGAGGTCCATTTCGATATGGAGCCTCGCACGGTCAAAGCCAACGTGAAGGTGGAGGCCGATCGCGGGCGTGTAGCCGTAGAGCGTGGCCCTGTCGTTTACTGTGCCGAATGGCCTGATAATAGCTTTGGTGTCATGAATGTATTAATGAACCGGAAACCTGCATTTACGGTCGAACGCAAATCTGATTTATTGTATGGTATCGATGAGATCAAGGTGGCGGCGCAGGCTTTGAGCTATGGCCGGGACGGGCGTCTTTCTGCCGAAGATGTGACGTTGACCTTGATCCCTTACTATGCCTGGGCGCACCGTGGTAAAGGAGAGATGGCCGTTTGGCTGCCTCAGGAGGTGAATGCTGTGTCTCCGGCATCGGACCGGTAA